From Deinococcus detaillensis, one genomic window encodes:
- a CDS encoding response regulator, which yields MSHTILVADDEPAIRTMLEVILSADGHEIVAVADGKSALEYLQTHTPDVMLLDINMPYMDGFEICSRVKRIKRLRNTPVLLLTAMDDDHTRDHAKLVGADDIVSKPLSGKNLRGRITHLLSGRQP from the coding sequence ATGTCGCATACCATCCTCGTCGCGGACGATGAACCGGCCATCCGTACCATGCTGGAAGTCATTTTGTCGGCAGATGGGCACGAGATCGTGGCGGTCGCCGACGGCAAGTCCGCGCTGGAATACCTCCAGACCCACACCCCCGATGTGATGCTGCTCGATATCAACATGCCGTATATGGACGGCTTTGAAATTTGCTCGCGGGTCAAGCGCATCAAGCGCCTGCGTAATACGCCGGTGCTGCTGCTGACCGCCATGGACGACGACCACACCCGCGACCATGCCAAATTGGTCGGGGCCGATGACATCGTGTCTAAGCCGCTGTCAGGCAAGAATTTGCGGGGCCGCATCACCCATTTGCTGAGCGGACGCCAACCGTAA
- a CDS encoding long-chain-fatty-acid--CoA ligase yields MNKPWLKHYQNGVPHEFAGEALTLPQLLERASERFGKEPALEFLGHRQAYRQLWANVQHFASGLQALGVQKGDRVAIMLPNTPQFVVAFFGAALAGAVVVNTSPLYVAHELEHQLIDSGASVLVMLDSFYPRFAEIENNPALSVRRVIVTGIQDALPFPKNLLYPLLEKRKGTWVDVKEQGKVLTFGHLLEQAQDHPVAPRSVPIGVDDVALLQYTGGTTGVPKGAMLTHRNLVANAQQAAAWMPDLRDGQEVTLGAIPFFHVYGMTVAMNLSLLIGANIVLIPNPRDIKALLSAIEKSGVTLFPGVPTLYNAINNSPLTPEYDLKTVRACISGSAALPSETARKFREITGGANLVEGYGLTESSPITHTNPVGGEQREGSIGLPLPGIDASVRDDQGREVPVGEIGELWVAGPNIMAGYWQRSEATAETIVEELTEEGQVRWLKTGDMARMDEDGYFSIVDRKKELILVGGHNVYPREVEEVLYQHPAVLEAAVIGVPDTYRGEHVKAFVVLKPEHSVTPEQITAFCKQQLSAFKAPRSVEFRSELPLSAAGKVLRRVLAEEEKAKMEQATVAASAGA; encoded by the coding sequence ATGAATAAGCCGTGGCTCAAGCATTACCAAAATGGAGTGCCCCATGAATTTGCAGGGGAGGCTTTAACCCTGCCTCAGCTTCTTGAACGCGCCTCGGAGCGCTTTGGCAAGGAACCCGCTTTGGAATTTTTGGGCCACCGCCAAGCTTACCGCCAGCTCTGGGCCAACGTGCAGCACTTCGCCAGCGGTTTGCAGGCGCTCGGTGTCCAAAAGGGTGACCGGGTGGCGATTATGCTGCCCAATACGCCGCAGTTCGTGGTGGCTTTTTTTGGTGCGGCGCTGGCGGGCGCGGTGGTGGTCAATACCTCGCCGCTGTACGTGGCCCACGAACTGGAGCATCAACTGATTGACTCAGGAGCCAGCGTGCTGGTGATGCTCGACAGCTTCTATCCGCGTTTTGCTGAGATCGAAAACAATCCCGCTCTCAGCGTGCGCCGCGTCATCGTGACCGGCATTCAAGACGCCCTGCCATTTCCCAAAAACTTGCTTTACCCACTGCTGGAAAAGCGCAAGGGCACTTGGGTGGACGTCAAAGAGCAGGGCAAGGTGCTCACCTTCGGGCATCTGCTCGAACAAGCCCAAGACCACCCTGTCGCGCCCCGCTCAGTACCCATCGGCGTGGATGATGTGGCGCTGCTGCAGTACACAGGCGGCACCACCGGCGTGCCCAAAGGGGCCATGCTGACCCACCGCAACTTGGTGGCCAACGCTCAGCAAGCCGCCGCTTGGATGCCGGACTTGCGCGACGGCCAAGAAGTCACTTTGGGGGCTATTCCCTTTTTTCACGTCTACGGCATGACGGTGGCCATGAACCTGAGCTTGTTGATCGGGGCCAATATCGTGCTGATTCCCAATCCGCGCGATATCAAAGCGCTGCTGAGCGCTATCGAAAAATCTGGCGTGACGCTGTTTCCCGGCGTGCCGACTCTCTATAACGCCATCAACAACTCGCCGCTGACCCCCGAATATGACCTCAAAACCGTGCGGGCCTGCATTTCGGGCAGCGCTGCCTTGCCTTCAGAAACCGCCCGAAAGTTCCGCGAAATTACCGGCGGAGCCAACTTGGTGGAGGGCTACGGCCTGACCGAGAGCAGCCCGATTACCCACACCAACCCGGTGGGCGGCGAGCAGCGGGAAGGCAGCATCGGCTTGCCCCTGCCGGGAATTGACGCCAGCGTGCGCGACGACCAGGGGCGGGAAGTGCCGGTTGGCGAGATCGGTGAACTGTGGGTGGCTGGCCCTAACATCATGGCCGGGTACTGGCAGCGCAGTGAGGCCACCGCCGAAACCATCGTGGAGGAGCTGACCGAAGAAGGTCAGGTGCGCTGGCTCAAGACTGGCGACATGGCCCGCATGGACGAAGACGGCTATTTCAGCATCGTCGACCGCAAAAAAGAGCTGATCTTGGTGGGCGGCCACAATGTGTATCCACGTGAAGTCGAAGAAGTGCTCTACCAACATCCGGCGGTGCTGGAAGCCGCCGTGATCGGCGTGCCGGATACTTACCGGGGCGAGCATGTCAAGGCCTTTGTGGTGCTCAAGCCGGAACACAGCGTCACGCCGGAGCAGATCACCGCTTTTTGTAAACAGCAGCTCAGCGCCTTCAAAGCTCCCCGCAGCGTGGAGTTTAGGAGCGAGTTGCCGCTCTCGGCGGCGGGCAAAGTGCTGCGCCGTGTACTGGCCGAAGAAGAGAAGGCCAAAATGGAGCAAGCCACAGTGGCGGCGAGCGCCGGAGCTTAA